The DNA sequence CGCCCAGGCCGCCTCGAAATACGTCTCGTGGACCGCCAGCGCACGGAAAAAATAGCCGACATGCGTGGTGCGCATGACCGCGCGAATATCGGCGTAAATTTCGGACACCCGGCCGGTGGCCGAATCTTCCGGAATTTCCTCGAGCCCAAGTTCCGCCAAGTGACCGCCCTGCGCGCAGAAGGAAAGGAAAGGGAGCCCTCGCCGTTTCAGACCGCTTCCGAGCGAGCAACTCACCCTGCCGCGCACAGTATAAAATCGGCGTCCGCCGGGCAAGGCCGCGCTCCTCCGCGCGGCATCTTCCGGCGGGTTCCGGCTCAGGCCATGACGGTGCTTTCCCTCTTCTTCTCCGCTTTCGCCTTCTTCACCCAAATGATCGGCTCGATCTTCACATTCGAAACGATCGAATTGGAGACCAGGCAATCCTTTTTGGCGAAATCCAGAACTTCATGAGCGAGCATGAGGTCACCGTCCGAGGGGAGCACAATACGAACCCGGATGATGACCTCCGTAAAGAGGAACTTCTTCTCCGGCCGCTCGAGCTTGCCTTCCGCGTCCGCCTCGAAGCTCTCGAAGGCGAGCCCGCGGTGATAGGCGGTCCCGAGAAATGTCGTCATGAAACAGCTCGCGAGCGCGGAGACAAACAGATCCTCCGGGGTCCAGAAGCCTTTGTGGCCCTTGAACTCGGGCGGGGTGGCCACTTGCAGGGGGGGCTTGCCCTTCAGCTCGAGAAGTCCGATGCGCTCGTTCTGCCATTTCACTTTCACAGGGTAGTGATAGACCTTTGAGCGGATGGCCATGGCCAGCCTCCTTTCTGTGGCAACCGCGCGGCGGCGCGCTGGTCTCCCGTTTCCTCTCCCCCGGATAACGTTCAACTTCCATGCCA is a window from the bacterium genome containing:
- a CDS encoding OsmC family protein, with product MAIRSKVYHYPVKVKWQNERIGLLELKGKPPLQVATPPEFKGHKGFWTPEDLFVSALASCFMTTFLGTAYHRGLAFESFEADAEGKLERPEKKFLFTEVIIRVRIVLPSDGDLMLAHEVLDFAKKDCLVSNSIVSNVKIEPIIWVKKAKAEKKRESTVMA